In the genome of Salinispirillum sp. LH 10-3-1, one region contains:
- a CDS encoding methyltransferase — protein sequence MPEISAPDTQFHCATGTFTLHRLPERHHPALRAWDAADDYLIQTLHATPKAPLLLVNDAFGALGVALHARQPTLWYDSAVEADALEGNLRRNNLPDLVRVPQTELPPNSAAQVVLKLPRSSALLDWQLAQLNQHLPVGTPILLAGMLKHVTPADQKVMQARLGNLQASRIVRKARYWQAETTDATDLPTTQPLVIDDFQLTLHNHPGVFSPRRLDPGAACLLQHLTLLDIADLPAQPRVIDLCCGNGVLGLAWLRLHPETQMTFCDASAAAISSVQASAQHNLGAEHQWFVVLRDGLQHADPESADLILCNPPFHQSDTVTTDVAQALFHQARGVLTATGSMVVVANRHLGYHQLMKSYFRSVTTLSSDKRFVVLLAKEPRPLKGNAY from the coding sequence ATGCCCGAAATCTCCGCACCTGATACTCAGTTTCATTGCGCCACCGGTACCTTTACGCTGCACCGACTACCGGAACGCCACCACCCGGCACTGCGGGCGTGGGATGCTGCGGACGACTACCTGATTCAAACGCTGCACGCCACCCCTAAGGCGCCTCTGTTGCTGGTGAACGACGCCTTTGGTGCTCTGGGTGTGGCGCTGCATGCTCGCCAGCCAACACTCTGGTATGACAGCGCTGTTGAGGCGGACGCTCTGGAGGGTAATCTGCGGCGCAATAACTTGCCTGATCTGGTACGCGTTCCCCAAACGGAGTTACCGCCAAACTCGGCAGCACAGGTTGTGTTGAAATTGCCGCGCAGCAGCGCCCTGCTCGACTGGCAGCTTGCGCAACTGAATCAGCACCTGCCCGTCGGCACACCGATTCTGCTGGCTGGCATGCTAAAACACGTCACCCCGGCCGATCAGAAAGTCATGCAAGCGCGACTTGGTAATCTGCAAGCCTCACGCATCGTCCGTAAGGCGCGCTACTGGCAAGCGGAAACAACGGATGCCACCGACCTACCCACCACGCAACCTTTGGTCATCGACGACTTTCAGTTAACCCTGCACAATCATCCTGGCGTTTTTTCACCACGCCGTCTTGATCCTGGGGCGGCCTGCCTACTGCAGCATCTGACCTTACTCGATATCGCGGACCTGCCAGCTCAGCCACGTGTGATTGATTTGTGTTGCGGGAATGGCGTGCTGGGGCTGGCCTGGTTGCGTTTACACCCGGAGACACAGATGACCTTTTGTGATGCATCCGCTGCGGCCATCAGTAGCGTTCAGGCCTCGGCGCAACATAACTTGGGTGCTGAGCACCAATGGTTTGTGGTGCTGCGAGACGGTCTGCAACACGCCGACCCGGAGAGTGCTGACCTCATCCTCTGCAACCCGCCGTTTCATCAGTCCGATACCGTGACCACTGACGTCGCCCAAGCCCTGTTCCACCAAGCTCGTGGCGTCCTGACCGCCACCGGGAGTATGGTGGTGGTGGCGAATCGGCACCTTGGCTACCACCAGTTAATGAAATCCTACTTCCGCTCGGTTACGACCTTGAGCAGCGACAAGCGGTTTGTGGTATTACTGGCCAAGGAGCCACGCCCCCTTAAAGGAAACGCCTATTAA
- a CDS encoding peroxiredoxin-like family protein, which produces MSLLPRQPVPALQVSLTDGGQFDLAAETPQHFTMLVFYRGHHCPICMAYLRTLNELRSEFEARGVNVLALSSDGLERAKATEDKIKLDGLRLGYGLPLAKASEWGLFLSAGKGKTSIGIEEPAQFSEPGLFLVRSDGTLYYSSVQSMPFVRPDFAALLKTIDFVIDKDYPARGELTV; this is translated from the coding sequence ATGAGCCTATTACCACGCCAACCCGTACCCGCACTGCAAGTGTCATTGACCGATGGCGGCCAATTTGACCTCGCCGCCGAAACCCCACAGCACTTCACAATGCTGGTGTTCTACCGCGGCCATCATTGCCCTATCTGCATGGCTTACCTACGCACCTTGAATGAACTGCGCAGTGAATTTGAAGCGCGTGGCGTTAATGTACTGGCGTTGAGCAGTGATGGTTTGGAGCGGGCAAAGGCGACTGAGGACAAGATTAAGTTGGATGGATTGCGGCTCGGCTACGGTCTGCCACTGGCGAAGGCGTCGGAATGGGGGTTGTTTCTTTCGGCGGGGAAGGGCAAGACCTCAATAGGCATTGAGGAGCCTGCGCAGTTTTCGGAGCCCGGGCTCTTTTTGGTGCGCTCGGACGGTACACTTTATTACAGCTCGGTGCAGTCCATGCCGTTTGTACGCCCGGATTTTGCCGCGCTGCTGAAAACCATCGATTTTGTGATCGACAAAGATTATCCAGCGCGCGGTGAACTCACTGTTTAA
- a CDS encoding AraC family transcriptional regulator has translation MDRLTTLLRLSSPQVTEDLQVASGFLVLAEQDQVVRWCHQVSSAHPFLAIRFQHAHAPLTQALPDNLGISWAEDSELAALVRLLTAELMKERCGGGMMRQHLAELMLIRLLRDILEHQRAPAGLLAGLAHPQIARALVALHDHPEHGWTVERLAEHAAMSRTAFIEHFRRVLGEPPGSYIAHWKLMTAQRLLEQGGTVAQAAVRAGYSGPTALTRAYRARFGCSPKHHKATLNHTRDRQPLQEITL, from the coding sequence ATGGATCGTCTGACCACATTGCTCCGCTTGTCATCACCACAGGTCACCGAGGACTTGCAGGTCGCCTCTGGCTTTCTGGTTCTGGCAGAACAGGACCAAGTCGTGCGCTGGTGTCACCAGGTAAGCTCAGCCCATCCTTTCTTGGCCATACGCTTCCAACATGCGCACGCGCCATTGACTCAGGCCCTGCCCGACAACCTAGGCATCAGTTGGGCCGAAGACAGCGAATTGGCGGCGCTGGTCCGACTGCTCACGGCCGAGCTGATGAAGGAGCGCTGTGGCGGTGGCATGATGCGCCAGCATCTCGCCGAGCTTATGCTGATTCGCTTGCTGCGCGATATTTTAGAACACCAGCGTGCGCCAGCCGGATTGCTGGCGGGGCTCGCCCACCCTCAGATTGCTCGGGCACTGGTCGCTCTACACGACCACCCAGAACACGGTTGGACGGTAGAACGCTTGGCTGAACACGCCGCCATGTCGCGCACGGCATTCATTGAGCATTTCCGGCGGGTGCTGGGTGAACCGCCCGGTAGCTACATCGCCCACTGGAAACTGATGACCGCGCAGCGTCTTTTGGAACAAGGTGGTACCGTCGCTCAAGCGGCGGTGCGCGCAGGGTATTCCGGGCCTACTGCATTAACCCGTGCTTATCGCGCGCGCTTTGGTTGCTCACCCAAACACCACAAGGCCACGTTGAATCACACGCGCGACCGCCAACCGTTGCAGGAGATCACCCTATGA
- a CDS encoding TIGR02281 family clan AA aspartic protease has product MSHSVRKPRSDMRGVSNIGLLMTLLAWFAVAGLLALAFQDQLERFWNPNPQVRSTHQGSAIEVVLQPNRQGHYVATGRINDERVVFMLDTGATQVAIPPGVAERLNLERGRAFQVQTANGIATAYATEIATLQLGDIQLRQVGAHISPGLEGETILLGMSALQQLDWSRQGGELRLRYNP; this is encoded by the coding sequence ATGAGCCACAGCGTTAGAAAGCCGCGATCTGACATGCGCGGCGTATCCAATATTGGACTGCTGATGACATTGCTGGCGTGGTTCGCCGTAGCGGGGTTGCTCGCGCTGGCCTTTCAGGATCAATTAGAGCGGTTTTGGAATCCCAATCCACAGGTACGTTCAACACACCAAGGCTCAGCGATCGAAGTTGTCTTGCAACCGAATCGCCAAGGACACTATGTGGCGACAGGGCGTATCAACGACGAACGCGTCGTGTTTATGCTGGACACCGGTGCAACGCAGGTGGCCATCCCGCCGGGTGTTGCCGAGCGCCTAAACTTAGAGCGCGGCCGGGCCTTTCAGGTACAGACCGCCAACGGCATCGCCACTGCCTATGCCACTGAAATTGCTACCTTGCAATTGGGTGATATCCAGTTGCGCCAAGTCGGCGCGCACATTTCGCCCGGGCTTGAAGGCGAAACGATCTTACTGGGCATGAGTGCCCTGCAACAGTTGGATTGGAGTCGACAAGGCGGTGAACTGCGTTTGCGTTACAATCCCTAG
- a CDS encoding GNAT family N-acetyltransferase: MSVSSVTQHSPAAEKFPNPALWLKQRTGRLGRRLPWLRLVKPLIDPVSVDDLMYELALARRLGTTGDGKEILLWTTSRETPLLREIGRLRELSFRAVDEGTGRPLDIDAYDLYYQHLILWDAQAQEIVGAYRFGLGNRIMSSRDETAFYSNSLFDFSADMVSQLSQAMELGRSFVQPKYWGSRSLHYLWQGIGAFLRVHPEVRYLFGPVSVSVALPAKARALLVSFYDTHFGWPGSPLATARNPYRMPRKYQQRVQFGHADYDTELAQLKASLKSMGVSIPTLYKQYSDLCEPGGLWFCAYHVDANFGGCLDSLLWLDTQCLKAGKYQRYLKAD; encoded by the coding sequence ATGTCTGTTTCTTCAGTGACTCAGCACTCGCCTGCTGCTGAAAAATTCCCCAACCCTGCGCTGTGGCTAAAGCAGCGTACCGGTCGTTTAGGGCGGCGTTTGCCTTGGCTGCGTTTGGTTAAACCGCTGATCGACCCCGTTTCCGTTGATGACTTAATGTATGAACTTGCCCTGGCGCGACGCTTAGGCACGACCGGAGACGGTAAAGAGATACTGTTGTGGACTACCTCTCGTGAAACGCCATTGCTGCGCGAGATAGGGCGGTTGCGTGAGTTGTCGTTTCGTGCGGTGGATGAGGGTACCGGTAGACCGCTGGATATCGACGCTTATGATCTCTACTACCAACACCTGATATTGTGGGATGCGCAGGCGCAAGAGATTGTCGGTGCTTATCGGTTTGGGCTGGGCAACAGGATCATGTCGAGTCGTGATGAGACCGCGTTTTACAGCAATAGTCTGTTCGATTTCAGTGCCGACATGGTGAGCCAGTTGTCTCAGGCTATGGAGTTGGGGCGCAGCTTTGTGCAGCCTAAATACTGGGGGTCGCGCAGTTTGCATTATCTGTGGCAGGGGATTGGTGCATTTCTACGTGTGCACCCGGAAGTGCGCTATTTGTTTGGCCCTGTATCGGTCAGTGTGGCCCTGCCTGCCAAGGCGCGTGCGCTACTGGTTAGCTTTTATGATACACATTTTGGCTGGCCGGGATCACCCTTGGCGACCGCGAGAAACCCGTATCGAATGCCTCGCAAGTATCAGCAGCGGGTGCAGTTCGGGCATGCCGATTACGACACGGAATTGGCACAGTTGAAAGCCAGCCTGAAGTCCATGGGTGTTAGTATTCCCACCCTGTATAAGCAATACAGTGACCTGTGTGAACCCGGGGGACTGTGGTTTTGTGCTTATCATGTCGATGCCAATTTTGGTGGTTGCCTCGACAGCCTGCTGTGGCTAGATACCCAGTGTCTAAAAGCCGGTAAGTATCAGCGCTATCTAAAAGCCGATTAA
- a CDS encoding adenylate/guanylate cyclase domain-containing protein, with protein sequence MSSWRTGVGLAVTVLLVSTVWLLIAWRPPAMVAALSNAVSDNFYQWQRRDPPGNVVFVEVDNASVRALGRWPWPRDVIAEGLAQLHLATAVGVDILFSEPTTAAHDHILAETLAQLPSVGGAFLNGPLATEMSTEEYDILLDSSLLQSAGARLLSSELIELPVSPIMESYTLLATLNTREDSDQLIRRYPLAFHVSDLVVPNLGVQMWRLGALEDLQLSASTALLGDRALPIDARGTVRLNYYAPERYQRLNFLDLLSPDWEPERLRGHYVIVGVSEAGVSDLRATPVGQFPGPLMHLTLVANVLDDNLLFDVTGGWLLLVLLMALACWAGVMCLSAMRYRLVSYGLLLVGTYGAGILLYTEFNIWLAVFYPLVLLLVMAVVGELWRFLQQRAETAALRQAFGNYVAPALVEEIIGKRATLQLGGKHQPLTLLFTDLRNFTPLTERLATEDLVAHLNAYFGVMIAELQRYRGTLDKLMGDAVMGLFNAPLEDPEHAYHACLAAAAMQHALVHFNRQFPPDDLHRLTMGIGISTGDGVVGNIGGPRRFNYTAIGDVVNTAARLESATKDAQTEHGQPVDILLCAATYAEVKERLPCHFVGELALKGKANPMPCWALGWRQLSVAWLREQAVNR encoded by the coding sequence ATGAGCTCCTGGCGTACAGGAGTCGGGTTGGCCGTCACCGTGCTGCTGGTGAGCACCGTCTGGCTGTTGATCGCTTGGCGACCACCGGCCATGGTGGCGGCTTTGTCGAACGCCGTGAGCGACAACTTCTACCAATGGCAGCGTCGTGATCCGCCGGGCAATGTGGTCTTTGTCGAGGTGGACAATGCGAGCGTGCGTGCACTCGGGCGCTGGCCATGGCCGCGTGATGTCATTGCCGAGGGCCTTGCGCAGCTCCATTTAGCCACCGCGGTCGGGGTCGATATCCTGTTCTCCGAGCCCACAACTGCAGCGCATGACCACATATTGGCCGAGACATTGGCCCAACTGCCCAGCGTGGGTGGTGCTTTTCTGAATGGCCCCTTAGCCACAGAAATGAGCACTGAAGAATACGATATATTGCTCGACTCGTCCCTTTTACAAAGCGCTGGAGCGCGTTTGCTGAGCAGCGAGCTGATAGAGCTGCCAGTGTCTCCCATCATGGAGTCCTACACCCTGCTGGCCACCCTCAACACCCGAGAAGACAGCGATCAATTGATTCGACGCTACCCGTTGGCATTTCATGTCAGCGATCTTGTGGTGCCCAATTTAGGGGTGCAGATGTGGCGTCTGGGTGCCTTGGAAGATTTGCAACTGAGTGCCAGCACCGCGTTATTGGGCGATCGCGCTCTGCCCATCGATGCGCGAGGCACGGTGCGTTTAAATTACTATGCGCCAGAGCGCTATCAGCGCCTTAACTTTTTAGACTTGCTGAGCCCTGACTGGGAGCCGGAGCGCTTGCGTGGTCATTATGTGATTGTCGGCGTCAGTGAAGCGGGGGTCAGCGACTTACGGGCTACACCCGTGGGGCAATTCCCTGGCCCTTTGATGCACCTGACCCTGGTCGCCAATGTGTTGGACGACAATCTGCTGTTTGATGTGACGGGAGGATGGCTGCTGCTGGTATTGCTGATGGCTCTCGCCTGCTGGGCTGGGGTGATGTGTCTGTCCGCTATGCGTTATCGATTGGTCAGTTATGGGCTGTTGTTGGTTGGCACCTATGGCGCAGGCATACTGCTCTATACAGAGTTCAATATCTGGTTGGCGGTGTTTTACCCGTTGGTGCTGTTGTTGGTCATGGCGGTGGTCGGCGAGCTATGGCGGTTTCTCCAACAGCGGGCGGAAACAGCTGCGCTACGCCAAGCGTTCGGTAACTATGTGGCACCTGCATTGGTCGAAGAGATCATTGGTAAGCGCGCCACCCTGCAATTGGGCGGCAAGCACCAACCATTAACTTTACTGTTCACCGATTTACGTAACTTCACCCCCCTAACGGAGCGGTTAGCGACGGAGGATCTGGTTGCCCATCTGAACGCCTATTTTGGGGTGATGATTGCCGAGTTGCAGCGTTATCGTGGCACGCTCGACAAGTTGATGGGCGACGCCGTCATGGGGTTGTTTAACGCCCCGCTCGAAGACCCCGAACATGCCTACCATGCCTGTCTCGCGGCGGCCGCAATGCAACATGCTCTGGTTCATTTCAACCGTCAGTTCCCGCCCGACGACTTGCATCGTTTGACTATGGGTATTGGTATCAGCACCGGTGACGGCGTGGTGGGCAACATTGGCGGACCTCGGCGCTTTAACTACACCGCCATTGGCGATGTGGTCAACACCGCCGCCCGCCTGGAAAGCGCCACCAAGGACGCGCAAACCGAACATGGCCAGCCGGTCGATATTCTGCTCTGTGCAGCGACCTACGCCGAAGTCAAAGAGCGCTTGCCGTGCCATTTTGTCGGTGAGCTGGCGCTAAAAGGTAAGGCCAATCCAATGCCCTGTTGGGCATTGGGTTGGCGGCAGTTGTCAGTGGCTTGGCTGCGTGAGCAAGCGGTTAATCGGTGA
- a CDS encoding FecR family protein, producing the protein MKQTAHVGVTPIGSIWLCIGVLLSAISMATESGNERCDEAVASLQRTQGNVRLVPDGSPFPVRVAQLPVALCPGDQVHTLARGQAQIGFADDHVVLAEQAILRVQSASAVELAAGVALFDVVPRSGERLQVSTPLVVIGVKGTRFIVSAGDQRQDIALFEGEVEVARQDGADMAYYAAEEAGPPSFQNFLQQHRQSFRNYQEAFRQSFDDYRAQHNAQFQAFVQLVELVPGRQLTLAVGEEPEAIEADIGASLISLERTLSAWQRRR; encoded by the coding sequence ATGAAACAGACCGCCCATGTGGGTGTTACGCCGATTGGCTCAATATGGCTGTGTATCGGTGTGCTGTTATCGGCCATCAGCATGGCAACAGAGTCGGGCAATGAACGCTGTGACGAAGCCGTCGCCTCCTTGCAGCGCACACAGGGCAATGTGCGCCTGGTGCCGGATGGCTCACCGTTCCCCGTGCGTGTGGCTCAGTTGCCGGTGGCGCTGTGTCCCGGTGATCAGGTCCATACTCTGGCCAGAGGGCAGGCGCAGATAGGCTTTGCGGATGACCACGTGGTATTGGCCGAGCAGGCAATCCTTAGGGTGCAATCGGCCAGCGCGGTGGAACTGGCGGCAGGCGTTGCGCTGTTTGATGTGGTGCCCCGTAGCGGCGAACGCTTGCAGGTAAGCACGCCATTGGTGGTGATCGGTGTGAAGGGAACGCGTTTTATTGTGAGTGCTGGCGATCAACGGCAGGACATCGCCCTGTTTGAAGGCGAGGTGGAGGTGGCCCGCCAAGACGGTGCTGACATGGCCTATTATGCCGCAGAAGAAGCCGGCCCGCCGTCGTTTCAGAACTTCCTGCAACAGCATCGACAATCGTTTCGCAATTACCAAGAAGCCTTTCGGCAGTCATTCGACGACTACCGGGCTCAACATAACGCCCAGTTTCAAGCCTTTGTGCAGCTGGTGGAGCTGGTGCCGGGGCGGCAACTCACGCTGGCCGTGGGTGAAGAGCCTGAGGCCATTGAAGCGGACATCGGTGCTTCCTTGATCTCATTAGAGCGAACCCTGTCGGCGTGGCAGCGGCGTCGATGA
- a CDS encoding VTT domain-containing protein, which translates to MNRRVLLVLWALLIVAGLTIYWVYFADNLDTTLRALQKAAAEHYLWVTTAYVIFLAIRGLTLMPSTPLLFAGILLFPDWLAYALNMVGILISSWLVIMAVQYTGFGARLDRLRTPRVARMEERLQAHGAPIIVTWSFFPLVPTDLIVYIATLLRFSKRTILAAVMVGEATLNAIYVFGGSAVVRNLLT; encoded by the coding sequence ATGAACCGCCGCGTGTTGCTGGTACTCTGGGCGTTGCTGATTGTAGCTGGCCTAACGATCTATTGGGTGTACTTCGCAGACAACCTCGACACCACATTGCGCGCCTTGCAAAAAGCCGCCGCTGAACACTATTTATGGGTCACCACAGCTTATGTCATTTTTCTTGCCATTCGTGGCCTCACATTAATGCCCAGTACACCTTTGCTGTTTGCGGGGATATTACTCTTCCCCGACTGGTTGGCTTACGCACTGAATATGGTGGGCATTCTTATCTCCTCCTGGTTGGTCATCATGGCGGTGCAATACACTGGGTTCGGTGCTCGCTTGGACCGCCTGCGCACGCCGCGTGTAGCGCGCATGGAAGAACGGCTGCAGGCGCACGGTGCGCCGATCATCGTGACCTGGAGTTTCTTCCCCTTGGTGCCGACCGACCTCATTGTTTATATCGCCACTTTGTTGCGCTTTTCCAAGCGCACGATTTTAGCCGCTGTTATGGTGGGCGAGGCAACGCTGAACGCCATCTATGTATTCGGCGGCTCCGCGGTGGTACGCAACCTACTCACGTGA
- a CDS encoding NADPH:quinone reductase, translating to MKAMRSHEHGDVEVLKLETVEQPNINDDQLLVAVKAAGVNPVDTYIRAGINNYSANFPHTPGMDGAGEIAAVGKNLSGFTVGDRVYFNRNLTGSAAEFTICDPNNCFPLADAVSFEEGAGIGVPYTTAHRALFGRAQAKAGEKVLIHGATGAVGIACVQLAKAAGLTVVASAGTDAGAKLLAEQGADAVIRHDADGHLAPYSNLDDGFNIIIEMLANVNLDMDLKALTRQGRVVVVGNRGTVEINPRDLMARDAQVMGMAVMNMTPAEHQQTAKAMYPLFAAGLLKPVVRKVYALEELPQAHLDVLKSGALGNLVVKVG from the coding sequence ATGAAAGCCATGCGCAGTCACGAACACGGTGATGTCGAAGTACTGAAGCTAGAAACCGTTGAACAACCCAACATCAACGACGACCAATTGTTAGTCGCCGTTAAAGCGGCGGGTGTGAACCCTGTGGATACCTACATCCGCGCAGGCATCAACAACTACAGCGCGAACTTCCCGCACACTCCCGGCATGGACGGTGCCGGTGAAATCGCTGCTGTGGGTAAGAACCTGAGTGGTTTTACGGTGGGCGACCGCGTTTATTTCAACCGTAACCTGACCGGTTCGGCGGCTGAATTTACCATCTGTGACCCCAACAACTGCTTTCCATTGGCGGACGCCGTGAGTTTTGAAGAAGGCGCTGGCATTGGCGTGCCTTACACCACCGCCCACCGTGCGTTGTTTGGCCGAGCGCAAGCCAAGGCCGGTGAAAAGGTACTGATTCATGGCGCAACCGGTGCTGTTGGTATTGCCTGTGTGCAATTGGCGAAAGCCGCTGGGCTCACGGTGGTTGCCAGTGCGGGTACCGATGCTGGCGCCAAATTACTCGCTGAGCAAGGCGCTGACGCGGTGATTCGTCATGACGCCGATGGTCATCTGGCGCCCTATTCCAATTTGGATGACGGCTTCAACATCATCATAGAAATGTTGGCCAACGTGAATTTGGACATGGATTTGAAAGCGCTGACCCGCCAAGGCCGTGTGGTGGTGGTGGGGAACCGCGGTACGGTAGAGATCAATCCGCGTGATCTGATGGCGCGTGATGCGCAAGTGATGGGTATGGCGGTGATGAACATGACGCCTGCCGAGCACCAGCAAACCGCCAAGGCTATGTACCCGTTGTTCGCCGCAGGCTTGTTAAAGCCCGTGGTGCGCAAGGTGTATGCGCTGGAAGAACTGCCGCAAGCGCACTTGGATGTACTGAAATCCGGTGCGCTGGGGAATTTGGTGGTTAAGGTCGGCTAA